From a region of the Constantimarinum furrinae genome:
- a CDS encoding autotransporter outer membrane beta-barrel domain-containing protein: MKKLLLLTFLLSFAAVFAQTDGLSYQAVIIDPNVQELPGEDASGNILPNAPVTVRFTILNSGGSFEYQETHETTTDAFGMINLIIGAGNPEIGVFTEIDWNGSRKDLKVDINLDGNFKELSKKKLLFVPYAFHRDIIATGTMTIDGPVRLGDTLEVEGRTDLNSILSVNNESDTFLSGTLNVDGATTLNNTLDVTNGSATTLTGQLNVDGASQLNSTLNVDGNTTLNNNLDVTSQSPTVLTGTLRVDGITDLNSAVNINNGSPLNVSGNLNVDGATTFNDDLTVNGDTNLNSSLSVNNSSPTVLSGTLNVTEATELGSSLQVNGQTNLEDLLNVNNQSPANLSGSLTVGLETNLNSSLAVNNGAPTFLSGTLDVDGAIGFNGNLTVQGITNLNNSLFVNNGSLTNLSGALNVDGGTNLNSTLVVDGETTLNSDLQVANASPTTLTGTLNVDAATTLNNSLEVTNGSPTTLTGTLNVDDAATLNNSLTVANGTASNLTGDLTVDGKTTMNDDVLVANGSSASVSGGLSVVMESKLNNSVFVTGGSATNLSGTLDVDGATTMNNTLTVGGATTINNSLTVTGITTLASLTTETINIQSDNPNYIATFSNLNTANGDGILIKLGRNHGAWTGGSFLSLPNPISNELTGPLNVLKGRLENPGPNPFFTPSEVIQLAPSLAKVGAVTNINNQIFSVMNNELGLPKAFPSLTVPTTNILPFQPIFNGFTIPFVNLTIPGWNIPEVSLPNIPIPIPLNLIPDPSRYIPNLNILPVTGLPNVDIPNIPNTNVANSLTKENEYITFADKDGRVTGTIRAQSLEDFRDNTILDNVYVLNLLSNFVGIDLLDGITAGTVGITNFIDEYNDLGVEYSSGNGDYAEWLERLDPKEFLSAGDIVAVRGGKITRDLSNVEQIMVVSHRPIILGNTPEKERTYLGNNVAFMGQVPVKVLGPVRSGDYIVANKEVSGYGIAVSPNKMTSELFILSVGRSWDENLAEGPKMVNTVVGVHNGDWANIFQKIERKQKEYEAKYRAIQNKIEALDKKADDLLINNPND, encoded by the coding sequence ATGAAAAAATTACTTTTACTTACGTTTTTACTTTCTTTTGCCGCCGTTTTTGCTCAAACCGATGGATTGAGCTATCAGGCCGTGATCATCGATCCGAATGTACAGGAACTCCCGGGAGAGGACGCTTCGGGTAATATTCTGCCAAATGCTCCTGTAACTGTGAGATTTACCATCCTTAATTCGGGAGGTTCTTTTGAATATCAGGAAACCCATGAAACCACCACCGATGCCTTTGGGATGATCAATCTCATCATTGGTGCCGGGAACCCTGAAATAGGCGTGTTTACCGAAATTGACTGGAATGGGAGCAGAAAAGACCTGAAAGTGGATATAAATCTGGATGGTAACTTTAAGGAACTCAGCAAGAAAAAACTTCTCTTCGTGCCGTATGCGTTTCATCGTGATATTATCGCGACCGGGACTATGACCATCGATGGTCCGGTACGTCTGGGAGATACTCTGGAAGTGGAAGGTAGAACAGATTTGAACAGCATTCTTTCGGTGAACAACGAAAGCGACACTTTCCTATCCGGAACGCTAAATGTAGACGGAGCAACTACACTTAATAACACGCTGGATGTTACTAACGGCAGTGCAACGACGCTTACAGGGCAATTAAACGTTGACGGTGCATCCCAATTGAATAGCACTTTAAATGTAGACGGGAACACCACCTTAAACAATAATCTCGACGTGACTTCTCAAAGTCCCACCGTATTAACAGGAACCTTGCGTGTAGACGGGATCACAGACCTAAACAGTGCCGTAAATATCAATAACGGGAGCCCGCTAAATGTCTCCGGAAATCTGAATGTGGACGGAGCTACGACATTCAACGACGATCTTACGGTGAATGGAGATACCAATTTAAACAGTTCACTAAGCGTGAACAACAGCAGCCCAACTGTGCTTTCAGGAACTTTAAATGTAACTGAGGCGACCGAATTGGGTAGTAGTCTGCAAGTGAATGGTCAGACGAATCTGGAAGATCTGTTAAATGTGAACAATCAAAGTCCCGCAAATTTAAGCGGCAGTCTTACCGTGGGTTTAGAAACCAATTTAAACAGTAGTCTGGCAGTGAACAATGGTGCTCCAACATTTCTGTCGGGAACATTGGATGTTGACGGAGCCATTGGTTTTAACGGTAATCTTACCGTACAAGGGATCACCAATTTAAATAACTCCTTATTTGTAAATAACGGAAGCCTTACCAACCTTTCAGGTGCGTTAAATGTAGATGGGGGAACCAATCTCAACAGTACCCTGGTCGTCGATGGCGAAACAACATTAAACAGTGACCTTCAGGTCGCAAATGCCAGTCCTACCACGCTTACAGGAACGCTAAATGTGGATGCAGCAACAACGCTTAACAATTCGTTAGAGGTAACAAACGGAAGTCCTACAACCTTAACCGGAACCTTAAATGTCGATGATGCAGCTACGCTAAATAATTCGCTTACCGTAGCAAATGGAACGGCTTCAAATTTAACAGGAGATCTAACGGTAGATGGTAAAACCACTATGAATGACGATGTTTTGGTGGCCAATGGCAGCAGCGCGAGTGTTAGCGGTGGGCTTTCGGTAGTGATGGAATCCAAGCTTAATAATTCGGTGTTTGTCACAGGTGGAAGTGCTACTAATCTCAGTGGAACACTGGACGTGGATGGTGCAACCACTATGAATAATACCTTGACGGTGGGAGGAGCAACGACGATTAATAATTCTCTTACGGTGACAGGTATAACTACACTGGCAAGTTTAACGACCGAAACTATTAACATACAGAGTGACAACCCCAATTATATCGCAACCTTTTCGAATTTAAATACAGCGAATGGTGACGGTATACTAATTAAATTAGGGAGAAATCATGGGGCCTGGACGGGAGGTAGTTTTTTAAGCCTTCCCAATCCAATCTCTAATGAATTGACAGGTCCGCTTAACGTACTTAAAGGGCGCTTAGAGAACCCGGGGCCTAATCCGTTCTTTACTCCCAGTGAAGTTATTCAGTTAGCGCCATCATTAGCCAAAGTGGGAGCGGTAACCAATATCAACAATCAGATCTTTTCGGTGATGAATAATGAACTGGGTCTGCCCAAGGCATTTCCAAGTCTCACGGTACCCACAACAAATATACTTCCTTTTCAGCCTATTTTTAACGGATTTACGATTCCCTTTGTAAATCTCACGATTCCCGGCTGGAATATTCCGGAGGTAAGCCTACCTAACATTCCTATTCCTATTCCGTTGAATCTTATTCCGGATCCTTCCCGTTATATTCCCAATTTGAATATTCTTCCGGTCACCGGATTACCGAATGTTGATATACCTAATATACCTAACACGAATGTTGCAAACTCGCTAACCAAAGAGAATGAGTATATCACTTTTGCCGATAAGGATGGAAGAGTAACCGGAACTATTAGAGCGCAGTCTCTGGAAGATTTCCGAGATAATACGATACTGGATAATGTCTATGTACTCAATCTTCTATCGAATTTTGTGGGAATCGATCTGCTGGATGGAATTACTGCAGGAACTGTTGGGATTACCAATTTTATTGATGAATACAATGACCTGGGGGTTGAATATTCTTCCGGAAATGGTGATTATGCCGAATGGCTGGAACGACTTGATCCTAAGGAATTTTTATCTGCCGGGGATATCGTAGCTGTTCGCGGTGGTAAAATTACTCGCGACCTCAGCAATGTTGAACAGATCATGGTAGTATCACATCGTCCTATTATTCTTGGAAATACTCCGGAAAAGGAACGTACCTATTTGGGAAATAATGTAGCTTTTATGGGTCAGGTGCCCGTTAAGGTACTGGGACCGGTTCGTTCCGGCGATTATATCGTCGCAAACAAAGAAGTGTCGGGCTATGGAATAGCGGTTTCACCTAATAAAATGACTTCGGAATTATTTATACTTTCGGTTGGGCGATCTTGGGATGAAAATCTTGCTGAAGGACCAAAAATGGTCAATACCGTAGTAGGAGTGCATAATGGTGATTGGGCAAATATTTTTCAGAAGATAGAACGTAAACAAAAGGAATACGAAGCAAAATACAGGGCCATTCAGAATAAAATTGAAGCGCTCGATAAAAAAGCTGACGATCTTTTGATCAACAACCCGAACGACTAA
- a CDS encoding outer membrane beta-barrel protein, which translates to MRNYFSLLIIFVSISTFSQEVYVEAGKTDATFEFTNSQGEELENLQHTMHNYVRAGYKRSFFTENFDVSLGLGYNSYGAIGSTDTLNNFFKWDVDYLAIELGLDYDLIKYHDFVFFIKASASLEFLVQGTQTINNRVINLTDVEEFDDNAIFLRGGAGFSYPISERSRMYIQYSYGSSLAMNDDNGNSTSEEELKIKTHMVGIGLVVSVFQNQTEDIEVEIENDTDSE; encoded by the coding sequence ATGAGAAATTATTTCAGTTTATTGATCATTTTCGTAAGTATTTCCACATTTTCACAGGAAGTTTATGTTGAAGCCGGAAAAACCGATGCTACTTTCGAATTCACTAATTCGCAAGGAGAAGAACTTGAAAATCTTCAGCATACAATGCACAATTATGTACGTGCGGGGTATAAGCGCAGCTTCTTCACAGAAAATTTTGACGTCTCATTAGGCTTGGGGTACAACAGTTACGGAGCCATAGGCAGTACTGACACTTTAAACAATTTCTTTAAATGGGATGTGGACTATCTGGCGATAGAACTTGGATTGGACTATGATCTTATAAAATATCATGATTTTGTCTTTTTTATTAAAGCTTCGGCATCTCTGGAGTTTTTAGTCCAGGGAACACAAACCATCAATAACCGGGTGATCAACCTAACCGATGTAGAAGAATTTGACGACAATGCCATCTTCTTACGTGGAGGAGCAGGATTTTCATATCCAATTTCTGAACGAAGTAGGATGTACATTCAATATTCCTACGGAAGCAGTCTCGCCATGAATGATGATAATGGAAACAGTACCAGCGAAGAAGAACTGAAGATCAAAACCCATATGGTGGGGATTGGGCTAGTGGTATCTGTTTTTCAGAACCAAACAGAAGACATTGAGGTCGAAATTGAGAATGATACAGATTCCGAATAA
- a CDS encoding response regulator transcription factor yields the protein MSKPMSLLVADDHPMLLKGLTDELTENGFNVAATAGNGAEALNLIAELQPDVAILDIEMPLLSGFEVIKKSREKNVSTKFILLTSHKEKGFVLRAKKFNISGYILKDEPFVELEKCIHAVVRNEVYFSTAFDEVFTTQVSPELEKIKFLSPSERTIVRLVAQEKSSKEIAEILYISHRTVQKHRTNIIAKLDLPASGDALSLWTAENRELILSL from the coding sequence ATGAGCAAACCCATGAGCTTACTTGTAGCCGACGATCATCCAATGCTGTTGAAAGGGCTTACCGACGAACTGACTGAAAACGGTTTTAATGTGGCAGCCACTGCAGGAAATGGGGCTGAAGCTCTTAACCTTATAGCCGAATTACAACCCGACGTAGCAATTCTTGATATTGAAATGCCATTATTATCAGGCTTTGAAGTAATTAAAAAAAGCAGAGAAAAAAATGTCTCGACAAAATTTATTTTGCTCACCTCCCACAAAGAGAAAGGTTTTGTGCTTAGGGCTAAAAAATTTAATATTTCCGGTTATATTTTAAAAGACGAGCCTTTTGTCGAATTAGAAAAATGTATTCATGCAGTGGTAAGGAACGAGGTGTATTTTAGCACTGCCTTCGACGAGGTTTTTACGACCCAGGTTTCACCCGAACTCGAAAAGATCAAATTTCTGTCTCCATCTGAACGTACTATCGTCAGGCTCGTAGCCCAGGAAAAGTCATCTAAGGAAATTGCTGAAATTTTATATATTTCACACCGAACGGTTCAGAAACATCGAACCAATATAATTGCAAAACTGGATTTGCCGGCCAGTGGTGATGCACTCTCTCTGTGGACCGCAGAAAACAGGGAATTAATACTCTCTCTGTAA
- a CDS encoding T9SS type A sorting domain-containing protein — MKMNTVIPFGILFLTLTSLCVGQEIARSTVGASGSSAAVETINGTYIIQESIGQSSVIGTHYSSEVILRQGFIQPPISIQGILADETNIDAVVYPNPFTSSVNVAFREELKGGLSIAIYDLLGRLVYSNERNAEREIRIDLDFLSSAQYILLITSGNKQFKATLLKH, encoded by the coding sequence ATGAAGATGAATACAGTAATACCCTTCGGAATTCTATTCCTGACCCTAACCAGCTTATGTGTGGGGCAGGAGATCGCGAGGTCTACGGTGGGAGCTTCAGGAAGTTCCGCCGCTGTAGAGACCATCAATGGCACCTATATCATTCAGGAAAGCATAGGACAATCCAGTGTGATTGGCACGCATTATTCTTCCGAAGTCATTCTAAGACAAGGATTTATACAGCCGCCAATTAGCATTCAGGGAATTCTTGCCGATGAAACCAATATTGACGCCGTTGTCTATCCTAATCCGTTTACCAGCAGTGTAAACGTGGCATTTAGGGAAGAATTAAAAGGAGGATTAAGCATAGCTATTTATGATCTGCTGGGAAGGCTGGTTTATAGCAATGAAAGGAATGCCGAGCGGGAAATTAGAATCGATCTTGATTTTCTGTCGAGTGCCCAATATATACTGTTGATCACTTCAGGAAACAAACAATTTAAAGCAACTCTTTTGAAACATTAG
- a CDS encoding HYR domain-containing protein codes for MYKITLPFFFLLSLSLLGQDTTPPNAVCQDITVQLDATGNVLITALDVDGGSTDNVAIASYAVNPSAFNCSDTGPNNVILTVTDTSGNTDTCTAVVTVQDTTSPIALCRDITIQLDASGMASIVPSDIDNGSTDNCGIVLTASQLNFDCSHLGPNTVTLTATDPSGNATNCNATVTVDELVDPVVAVCQDITVFLDNNGMVTIADTDIDGGSTGQESCGSLTYSASQTTFDCTNVFNPPPTDLIITGVLHGPRTGNTPKTIEILALTDIPDLTLYGLGIADNGGGSDGQEFVFPAGTVTAGTFLYVASESTQFDAFFGFPPNAISSNITVDGNDAVELYFNNSVIDVFGEINTNGTGEAWEYTGGWIYRKNETSAGNTFNIADWFFSGTHIWNTAMTNATALLPFPTGTYNYTQAGTAAPTMVTLTVTNGNGDSDSCTANVTVRDTIDPVAHCMDITVQLDVNGEAILTDLENNAIAGTSTDNCAVRTFTVEPSAFFCNNIGPNTVLVTVNDVFGNQATCNAIITVEDNVAPNVICQDITVQLDVLGTATITAADVDNGSTDACGIASRTIDVTSFDCSNIGPNNVLLTITDVNGNSSSCTAVVTIEDTVPPEAICQNITVQLDASGMASIVAADIDGGSNAACGISSLSADRTSFSCADLGNNAVVLTVNDTNGNSSNCTATVTVQDLIPPVASVTNITVQLGTSGTVVVSGNSLDNGSTDNCSVATISVSPDTFSCSDVGSPVPVMVTVTDQSGNTDTANAIITVEDSVAPTANCNDITLALDATGNLTITPADIDGGSSVSCGNASLSIDINAFDCSDVGTNNVELTVTNSNGVTSNCTAIVTVVDVTPPNVVCNDISVSLDASGNASITVNDIDGGSTDACGIASRSLDITTFDCSDVGANNVTLTITDVNGNSSSCTAMVTVVDTIPPNAVCQNITVQLNASGTATISPMAVDGGSTDFCGITSRSLDMNSFNCSNVGANTVLLTVTDASGNTDTCSAIVTVVDSTAPTAVCQNITVPLDASGNAFITAAQLDGGSTDACGIGSLSVSNTIFSCNTMGANPVLFTVTDVNGNSSSCTAIVTVVDTVAPTVVCQNITVQLDASGVAFINAANIDAGSFDACGISTMSINTNSFDCDDLGANNVVLSVTDINGNTASCTAIVTVQDNLDPVVNCPPAQTEIVPTGGTFTIPDYFAIGEVTATDNCTSPITLTTQNPVPGTELGLGEYTISTTVEDAQGNTSSCNFQLTVDVILGVEPVDSSERISLFPNPATDRFQVIASGGLQLEKISIFEISGRMVMEIIPKKGITEQMVDASGLSNSVYLLVIKSEIGYVTKHLIKE; via the coding sequence ATGTATAAAATTACATTGCCATTCTTTTTTCTGCTATCCTTATCCCTTTTGGGTCAGGATACTACACCGCCCAATGCAGTTTGTCAGGATATCACTGTGCAACTGGACGCAACCGGGAATGTACTAATAACTGCCTTGGATGTAGATGGAGGATCAACAGATAATGTGGCCATTGCTTCGTATGCTGTAAACCCAAGTGCTTTTAACTGCAGCGATACCGGACCCAACAACGTGATCTTGACTGTTACAGATACCTCGGGCAATACCGACACCTGTACAGCGGTGGTTACTGTTCAGGATACTACGTCACCTATTGCTTTGTGTCGTGATATCACCATTCAGCTGGATGCCTCTGGCATGGCATCCATTGTTCCTTCAGATATTGACAATGGCTCTACAGATAACTGCGGGATAGTCCTTACCGCTTCCCAACTAAATTTTGACTGTTCGCACTTAGGACCCAATACGGTAACCCTAACAGCTACAGATCCCTCCGGTAACGCGACGAATTGCAACGCGACGGTAACAGTAGATGAACTGGTGGATCCGGTAGTGGCTGTTTGTCAGGATATCACCGTCTTTCTGGACAACAACGGCATGGTCACTATTGCAGATACCGATATTGACGGTGGTTCTACGGGACAAGAATCCTGCGGTTCACTTACTTATTCGGCGTCACAAACTACCTTCGATTGTACCAATGTCTTTAATCCTCCTCCAACCGACTTGATCATAACAGGTGTTCTGCATGGCCCAAGGACAGGAAACACTCCTAAGACCATCGAAATATTAGCACTAACAGATATTCCAGATCTCACGCTTTATGGCTTGGGAATTGCCGATAATGGAGGAGGAAGTGACGGACAGGAGTTTGTATTTCCCGCCGGTACGGTTACTGCCGGAACTTTTCTTTATGTCGCCTCCGAAAGCACTCAATTTGATGCTTTTTTTGGTTTTCCACCCAATGCGATTTCCTCCAACATTACCGTAGACGGTAATGATGCGGTAGAATTGTATTTTAACAATTCGGTGATCGACGTTTTCGGTGAAATAAACACGAATGGAACTGGAGAAGCATGGGAGTATACGGGCGGCTGGATCTACAGAAAAAATGAAACTTCGGCCGGAAATACGTTTAATATAGCCGACTGGTTTTTTAGTGGTACCCATATTTGGAATACAGCCATGACGAACGCTACGGCATTGTTACCATTCCCAACGGGTACGTATAATTATACTCAGGCCGGTACCGCTGCACCTACTATGGTAACGCTTACCGTAACAAATGGCAATGGAGATAGTGATAGCTGTACTGCAAATGTTACGGTTAGAGATACTATCGATCCTGTGGCACACTGTATGGATATTACAGTCCAACTCGATGTAAATGGAGAAGCCATCCTCACCGATCTTGAAAACAACGCTATCGCAGGTACCTCGACAGATAATTGTGCTGTTCGCACATTTACCGTGGAACCTTCTGCATTTTTCTGTAATAATATTGGGCCCAATACGGTATTAGTAACCGTAAATGACGTTTTTGGAAACCAGGCAACCTGTAATGCAATTATTACGGTTGAAGACAATGTAGCTCCCAACGTAATTTGTCAGGACATTACCGTGCAACTCGATGTTTTGGGAACGGCTACCATAACTGCTGCCGATGTGGATAACGGAAGTACTGATGCCTGCGGAATTGCCTCCCGAACCATTGATGTTACCTCCTTCGACTGTAGCAATATAGGACCAAACAATGTCTTGCTTACTATAACCGATGTAAACGGAAACAGCTCCAGTTGTACTGCAGTCGTTACGATTGAAGATACGGTCCCCCCAGAAGCCATCTGTCAGAATATTACGGTTCAGTTGGATGCTTCAGGAATGGCGTCCATTGTGGCTGCAGATATAGACGGTGGAAGTAATGCCGCTTGCGGGATATCATCACTTAGTGCCGATAGAACCTCATTTAGCTGTGCCGATCTGGGTAATAATGCGGTGGTACTTACTGTAAATGATACCAATGGAAATTCATCCAATTGTACGGCTACTGTCACCGTACAGGATCTTATTCCTCCGGTAGCTTCAGTAACCAATATAACGGTTCAGCTGGGAACTTCGGGAACAGTGGTGGTGTCTGGAAATTCATTGGATAATGGCTCAACAGATAATTGCTCTGTAGCAACTATTTCTGTTAGCCCTGATACGTTTAGTTGTTCAGATGTTGGCTCGCCGGTTCCGGTAATGGTGACGGTTACCGACCAATCCGGAAATACAGATACGGCCAATGCCATAATCACCGTAGAGGACAGCGTGGCACCTACGGCCAATTGCAATGATATAACGCTGGCGTTGGACGCCACAGGAAATTTGACGATCACACCTGCAGATATAGACGGGGGAAGTTCGGTCTCCTGTGGAAATGCCAGCTTGAGTATAGATATAAATGCCTTCGATTGCAGTGACGTTGGAACAAATAATGTGGAGCTCACAGTTACTAATTCAAATGGTGTGACCTCTAACTGTACCGCAATTGTCACTGTGGTTGATGTGACACCTCCTAATGTGGTTTGTAATGATATTTCAGTATCACTAGATGCCTCCGGCAACGCGTCGATCACGGTGAATGACATTGATGGCGGAAGTACCGATGCCTGCGGTATTGCTTCCAGATCTTTGGATATTACGACATTCGATTGTAGCGATGTAGGAGCCAATAATGTTACGCTTACCATAACTGATGTTAACGGTAACAGCTCAAGCTGTACAGCGATGGTAACTGTGGTGGACACCATACCACCAAATGCCGTATGCCAGAACATTACGGTGCAACTCAATGCTTCAGGGACTGCAACCATCTCTCCTATGGCAGTAGACGGAGGGAGTACCGATTTCTGTGGAATTACTTCCAGAAGTCTGGATATGAACAGTTTTAATTGTTCCAATGTAGGTGCCAACACGGTACTTTTAACGGTTACTGATGCTTCAGGGAATACAGATACATGCAGCGCTATTGTTACGGTTGTAGACAGTACTGCACCAACTGCAGTATGCCAGAATATTACCGTCCCTCTGGACGCTTCAGGAAATGCTTTTATCACTGCTGCCCAACTGGATGGGGGAAGTACCGATGCCTGTGGTATAGGCTCATTAAGTGTAAGTAATACGATTTTTAGCTGTAATACCATGGGTGCAAATCCGGTGTTGTTTACAGTAACCGACGTCAACGGAAACAGCAGCAGTTGTACAGCAATAGTTACCGTAGTGGACACTGTTGCTCCCACTGTGGTCTGCCAGAATATTACTGTTCAACTGGATGCTTCGGGTGTTGCATTTATAAATGCTGCGAATATAGACGCCGGGAGTTTTGACGCCTGTGGAATTTCAACCATGTCTATCAATACCAATTCTTTCGATTGTGATGATCTCGGAGCCAATAATGTGGTATTAAGCGTAACCGATATCAATGGAAATACAGCTAGTTGTACGGCTATAGTAACGGTTCAGGATAATTTAGACCCTGTAGTGAACTGTCCACCGGCACAAACCGAGATCGTTCCAACTGGTGGCACCTTTACTATTCCCGATTATTTTGCAATAGGAGAAGTGACAGCAACCGATAACTGTACATCGCCTATCACGCTCACAACGCAAAATCCGGTTCCCGGAACTGAACTAGGTTTAGGAGAATATACGATCTCAACCACGGTTGAAGATGCTCAAGGCAATACATCCAGTTGTAATTTTCAACTTACCGTAGATGTAATTTTAGGGGTTGAACCCGTAGATTCTTCAGAAAGGATTTCATTATTCCCAAATCCGGCAACCGATAGGTTTCAGGTGATCGCTTCCGGAGGTCTTCAGCTTGAAAAAATATCAATTTTCGAAATATCGGGAAGAATGGTGATGGAGATTATTCCGAAGAAAGGAATTACCGAGCAGATGGTAGATGCATCAGGGTTATCGAATTCGGTATACCTTCTTGTTATAAAGAGTGAAATCGGTTATGTGACCAAACATTTGATTAAAGAATAG